GATAAAAAGTTTGCCAATTAAAGTCCCAATTTGGGATGCTTATAATAGGAATTGTATCTCCATTATTCTCTGCATAAACTAGCCAAGACTTACCAATTAAATGCATATGTGGCAGAATACTTATTAAGCTCATATCAAAAGGGATTTGAAATGACTGATAATGAGTATAAACTTCATTTGCAGGTATTTGAAGTGAAATATCTACAATAGTTTCAACTTGCACTTCTCTTTCTACAGGCTGATCTTTGAAAAATAAATTAACTGAGCTTTGATCGAACTCGTCAATCGAACTTGGTGCATAATGCATTTGAATTGCAATATCAGCACCTGCAGGTAGCACTAAGCCAATATCATTATTCCATAGCGGAGGCACCATTCCAGGTGTATAACCTGCAGATAGTTGAGGAATATTACCAACACAAAAGCCACTTTCGCACTCATAACCATATTCTGGGGTAGAAGCATCTAAAGAAGCACAATCACCAGAAGTATCAATATTTACTAAAACATGATGTACTGCAGATAAATTTCCTGGTATTATTTCGATTGACTCCAAATACTGATCTTCTGTAAAATTTGTTTCAAACACAAAGACTCTATAATCATCTTGGTTATTTCCCTCAATTAAGTAAGGCTCTTCCATTGTCAATACAAGATCAGGAGTTCCAATAACCGAACCCTCAACAAATTCTGGAATTTGCGCTTCTAGTGTAGGATCACCCTGAATCATACCACTATCTACCCAATCAGAAATTAATTGTTTCTCGCCATCTGTCAAACCACGCTCACCTAGAAAGGTTGAGTAGTCAGTGTCAGCATGCCATGGAGGCATATAATCAGATTCTGTTACATATTTAATCATTGCACCAAGAGAAGCTACTTCATTGTAGCTTGTAAATGGCATAGGGCCGGAAGCACCAATCCTGTGACATTCCGTACAATTATTGTAAATAATTGGGGATATATCTTCACTAAAATTTATTTGTGAACATAATAATCCTGGAAAAATAAAAAATAAAAAAATCTTTTTCATAATTTTGACAAAGTTTAAATTAAAGGAATTATAACGATTATAATTGTGATTTGTTTATTATAAATTGCTTTTTAATAAAACATTCTAACAAAGATAAATAAATTTAATCAATATGAGAAGTACTATAACATGTGATATGGAAGGTGTAATTGAAACAATGAATGAAGGTGCAGAAAAAATTTTTGGATATAAAAAAGAAGAATTAATTGGAAAAAAAAGAGTCTCTCTCTTTTCACCTGGTGAAATTGTATTACAGAATGTAGCTGGATGGCTTGATACAGCTGTAAAAGAAGGTGAATATAAAGGAGAAACATATTTTGTTAATAAACAAGGAGAAAAAATAAATGCAAAAATTAGAATTACTCCAACATTTTCTGACGGAAAAGATAAACCACAAACAGGTTATTGTGGTGTAACAGAAGTTATAGAAAAAGAAGTTCAGGTGCCTATTAATTTCTCTACAAAATTAATCAAAGGTTTAGCAATTACTCGAATGCCATTTACATCCGCATCCTTACTACCTGTTGCTGTAGTTGGTGCTTATTTTGCAGGATTTGGAGATGGACTTTTCAATATCCCTCTATTTGTTTTAACATTATTCGGTATTCTTATTGCACATTTAGGCATCAATGTATTTAATGACTACTTTGATGTTAAAGATGGAACAGATGAAGCAAATGCAGAATACTTCCAACAAGTTTCAGGTGGAAGTAGAGCAATTGAACTAGGACTAATTAGTTTAGCAGGCACAAGAAAATTAGCAATAATTCTTATATTAATTGCTCTAATAATTGGTGGATATATTGTAACAAATGTAAACCCTGCAAACATGAATGGAGTATGGCAAATTCTAATTTCGGGTTTACTGCTTGGATACTTCTATACAGCTAAACCATTAAGACTAGTTGCTCGACGAGGACTAGGTGAAATCGCAATTTTCCTAGCATTTGGACCACTTTTAACCCTAGGCACAGGTTTTGCAATTTTTAAAGGAGATTTTGCTAGTAGTGAGCATTTTTTGAATTGCATGCTTATGGGAATACCAATGGGGCTATTAACAACAAACATATTATTAATAAATGAATTTCCTGACATGAAAAGTGATGCTACTACTGGAAAAAACCACCTTGTCGTTACCTTTGGAAAAAAAGCAAGTAGATGGATTTACCTTTTATTCTTAATTTTAGCTGTAGGATCATCTTTCTATATGTATCAAACAATTGGCAATCAATATTTACTAATTCCGACTGTTTTTTGTCTTTTATTTGGACTCTATATTTTTAAACACATATTAAAACATTATGAAATGAGATCTCTTGTAGATGCTAATTGGAAAACAATAGGTCTTCAAGCACTTTACTCTATTATACTATGTGTTTGTTTATTGTTAGGGTTTTAAAATCATAAAACATATAAAAATGAAGAACTTATTACTTTCTATATTATCTATAATTTCACTATTATGCTTCTCTCAAACTACCCATACTGTTAATGGGGGAATGTCAGGCAATACATTTTACTTTACCCCTGAAAATCTCATTATAGAACAAGGTGACAATGTAGTATGGATTAACGATTCAGGTTGTCACGATGTAAATGGAACAACTAATTCAATCACCAATGAACCTTTTAACAATCCTGAAAGCTTTGCTTCTGATGTGACATGCGAAGTTGGAGCCGTAATTTTTGCTTATACATTTAATGTGCCAGGCCTATATAATTATGACTGTTCAATAGGCTCACATGCCGTAAACGGTATGATTGGAACCATTACAGTTAATGAAACTGAACCTGAATGTGAAGATGATAATTCTTTAATTGAGGAATACTTTGGAAACTTCTTCATTTCTGATTGTACTGCTCTTGTAAATTATTTAAGCTCAAATTATGGATACGACTTAGTCACATCATGTAACTGGGACGGTCAACCAATGAACGATTTTGGGAGCTTAACTATAGCAGATATATGTGAATGTACATGTACAGAAACACAAAACTCATCAGTTTTTGAGTCTCAAATAGCTAAAAAAGAAAAATATTTATTTTCTATTAATACACACGGTTCAACTATTGAAAGGAACGGGAAAGCTATTGTTTTTGATGTGTATAATTCAGGAAAAGTAGTTAAAAAAATAATTATAAATTAACTTTTTTTGATACTAAAGCCCAAAAAAAGCCAACTACAAATTAAAGACAACCCACCAATAGGAGTAACCATTCCCCACACTGAACTATTGGTAAAGCACAACATATATAAAGACCCTGAAAATAAAAACAATCCTATTGTAGAGGAGTAGAATGCATAATTAATAATAGGTCTATAAGCATAATCAAACAACAGGCCTATAATTAATATTAAAAAAACATGATAAAAGTGGTATCGAACAGCTGTATTATAAGTTTCAAGTCTATCTATAGATATTAAGTAGTCTTCAAATAAATGAGAACCAACAGCGCCTAAAAGAACTGCTAAAGCACCTAAAAATGAGCCTGTCATCAATATAAACTTGTTCATTAAAAAAAATATAACAATTAAAAGATACTCTTAATAAGTTCTAACCCCCCTTTAGCGATCACTAACCACATAAGACCTTTACCAAGAAAAAACATAAACAAAACTAAGGCGACACTCCAACCTTTTTTTTGAATTAAAACTCGTAGACCATCTTTCTTATAGATTTCTTTCCACTCATTGAACCATTTAAATACTATAAAATTCTTCATCAAACATAATTTATAAAAAAAGCCGTACTACGGCTTTAGTGCGGTCTGGACGGGACTCGAACCCGCGACCCCCTGCGTGACAGGCAGGTATTCTAACCAACTGAACTACCAGACCATTAATTAGAAATGCAAATATATATTATTTTAAATTTTCACACAATACTATTGTTGAATTATATTATTAAGTGCTAAACGATAAACATCTAAACCTAGTCCAACAATAGATCCTTTACAAAATTTGGTTAAAAGAGATTTTCTTCTAAATTCTTCTCTTGCGTAAATATTAGAAATATGAACTTCAATCACTGGAGTTGTAATTAAATCAATACAATCTGCTATTGAAACAGAAGAATGTGAATACCCACCAGCATTTAACACGATATAATCAAAAGAGAATCCAACTTCTTGAAGTTTATTAATTAAATCTCCTTCAACATTAGATTGATAATAATATAAATCTAATGTCTTAAAACTTGAATACAAGGATTGTAAATAATCATCAAAAGATAATCCTCCATATATTTTCTCGTTTCTTATTTTTAATAAATTAAGATTTGGACCATTGATTATAATTACTTTCATTATTTTATATTTATAGTTATAAATATA
The sequence above is a segment of the Flavobacteriales bacterium TMED191 genome. Coding sequences within it:
- a CDS encoding PAS domain S-box protein, which codes for MRSTITCDMEGVIETMNEGAEKIFGYKKEELIGKKRVSLFSPGEIVLQNVAGWLDTAVKEGEYKGETYFVNKQGEKINAKIRITPTFSDGKDKPQTGYCGVTEVIEKEVQVPINFSTKLIKGLAITRMPFTSASLLPVAVVGAYFAGFGDGLFNIPLFVLTLFGILIAHLGINVFNDYFDVKDGTDEANAEYFQQVSGGSRAIELGLISLAGTRKLAIILILIALIIGGYIVTNVNPANMNGVWQILISGLLLGYFYTAKPLRLVARRGLGEIAIFLAFGPLLTLGTGFAIFKGDFASSEHFLNCMLMGIPMGLLTTNILLINEFPDMKSDATTGKNHLVVTFGKKASRWIYLLFLILAVGSSFYMYQTIGNQYLLIPTVFCLLFGLYIFKHILKHYEMRSLVDANWKTIGLQALYSIILCVCLLLGF
- a CDS encoding DUF423 domain-containing protein; protein product: MNKFILMTGSFLGALAVLLGAVGSHLFEDYLISIDRLETYNTAVRYHFYHVFLILIIGLLFDYAYRPIINYAFYSSTIGLFLFSGSLYMLCFTNSSVWGMVTPIGGLSLICSWLFLGFSIKKS
- a CDS encoding 3-dehydroquinate dehydratase, which translates into the protein MKVIIINGPNLNLLKIRNEKIYGGLSFDDYLQSLYSSFKTLDLYYYQSNVEGDLINKLQEVGFSFDYIVLNAGGYSHSSVSIADCIDLITTPVIEVHISNIYAREEFRRKSLLTKFCKGSIVGLGLDVYRLALNNIIQQ